A stretch of the Bradyrhizobium arachidis genome encodes the following:
- a CDS encoding alpha/beta fold hydrolase produces the protein MNASAHQPPQIARANGIDICYEIFGDANAEPLLLIMGLGAQMIHWDDAFCEKLAARGFRVIRFDNRDIGKSSHMTGGKRLTPFELLKLRFLKIPVAATYKLIDMAKDTVGLMDALGIKSAHLVGASMGGMIAQEVTLSFPQRVRSLTSIMSTTGNPRVPPPTREAAAMLMAPPPRSKEEYIERFGRTWKVLRVGSFPEEEALDPGRAERTFARGLNPAGVGRQLRAVLASGSRKERLHKVTAPTLVIHGTVDPLVRPEGGKDTAASIPNAKLLMIDGMGHALPARFWPEIIGAIDEHAHRAAAKAA, from the coding sequence GTGAACGCCTCTGCCCATCAACCGCCGCAGATCGCGCGCGCCAACGGCATCGACATCTGCTACGAGATTTTCGGCGATGCGAATGCCGAGCCGCTGCTGCTGATCATGGGTCTCGGCGCCCAGATGATCCATTGGGATGATGCGTTCTGCGAAAAGCTCGCCGCACGCGGCTTTCGTGTGATCCGCTTCGACAATCGCGACATCGGCAAGTCCAGCCACATGACCGGCGGCAAGCGGCTGACGCCGTTCGAGCTGCTAAAGCTCCGGTTCCTCAAAATTCCGGTGGCAGCGACCTACAAGCTCATCGACATGGCGAAGGACACGGTCGGGCTGATGGATGCGCTCGGCATCAAGTCCGCGCATCTGGTCGGCGCCTCCATGGGCGGCATGATCGCGCAGGAGGTGACGCTATCGTTCCCGCAGCGCGTGCGCTCGCTCACCTCGATCATGTCGACCACGGGCAATCCGCGCGTGCCGCCGCCGACGCGGGAGGCGGCCGCGATGCTGATGGCACCCCCGCCGCGCAGCAAGGAAGAATATATCGAGCGCTTCGGCAGGACCTGGAAGGTGCTGCGCGTCGGAAGCTTTCCGGAAGAAGAAGCCCTCGATCCCGGCCGTGCCGAGCGCACCTTCGCCCGCGGCCTCAACCCCGCCGGGGTCGGCCGCCAGTTGCGTGCGGTGCTGGCCTCAGGCAGCCGCAAAGAGCGTCTGCACAAGGTGACCGCGCCGACGCTGGTGATTCACGGCACCGTCGATCCGCTGGTGCGCCCCGAAGGCGGCAAGGACACCGCGGCCTCGATCCCGAACGCAAAGCTGTTGATGATCGACGGCATGGGCCACGCGCTGCCGGCGCGCTTCTGGCCCGAGATCATCGGCGCGATCGACGAGCACGCCCATCGCGCGGCGGCGAAGGCGGCGTAG
- a CDS encoding nuclear transport factor 2 family protein: MHLIVRPAAMIAASMLMLSGAAIAASAQEEANRKTVLAFYEKGLNQKDADAALAHVGDRYVQHNPNAADGPDGFRKFIGFLREKFPNSHGEIKRSFVDGDYVILHVHAVREPGTRGNAIVDIFKLENGKIVEHWDVVQPIPENPANNNTMF; this comes from the coding sequence ATGCATCTCATCGTCCGGCCGGCCGCCATGATTGCCGCTTCAATGCTCATGCTGTCCGGCGCCGCGATAGCCGCCAGCGCGCAAGAAGAGGCCAATCGCAAAACCGTGCTTGCCTTCTACGAGAAGGGGCTCAACCAGAAGGACGCGGATGCAGCCCTCGCCCATGTCGGCGACCGCTACGTCCAGCACAATCCGAACGCCGCCGATGGTCCCGACGGCTTCCGCAAATTCATCGGCTTCCTGCGCGAGAAATTTCCGAACTCGCACGGCGAGATCAAGCGTAGCTTCGTGGATGGCGACTATGTCATCCTGCACGTTCACGCGGTTCGCGAGCCCGGCACCAGGGGCAACGCGATCGTCGACATTTTCAAGCTGGAGAATGGCAAGATCGTCGAACACTGGGACGTCGTTCAGCCCATCCCCGAAAATCCGGCGAACAACAACACGATGTTCTGA
- a CDS encoding spermidine synthase produces the protein MIPWLKLGTARIPGTKDELRLMRRGKEFSIKLGTNELMNSRLSGSEVALATLAAKKIEKVAKPRVLIGGLGMGFTLRAALGVLGKQAKIVVAELVPEVVAWAREPMAEIFGDSLDDPRVEIREADVARVIERHPLTFDAILLDVDNGPEGLTRRTNDALYDVAGLRIAHTALRRGGVLAVWSSGPHPKFTRRLQQAGFDVNEVAVRATGRGGGARHVIWIATKT, from the coding sequence ATGATTCCCTGGCTCAAACTCGGCACCGCGCGCATTCCCGGCACCAAGGACGAACTCCGCCTGATGCGTCGCGGCAAGGAGTTCTCCATCAAGCTCGGGACCAACGAGCTGATGAACAGCCGTCTGTCGGGCTCGGAAGTGGCGCTCGCCACGCTCGCAGCGAAGAAGATCGAGAAGGTCGCTAAGCCGCGCGTGTTGATCGGTGGCCTAGGCATGGGCTTTACGCTCCGTGCTGCGCTCGGCGTGCTGGGGAAGCAGGCGAAGATCGTGGTGGCCGAGCTGGTTCCCGAGGTCGTCGCCTGGGCACGGGAGCCGATGGCGGAGATTTTTGGCGACAGCCTGGACGATCCCCGCGTCGAGATTCGTGAAGCCGACGTCGCACGGGTCATCGAAAGGCATCCGCTCACATTTGACGCCATCCTGCTCGACGTCGACAACGGCCCGGAAGGTCTCACCCGCAGGACTAACGACGCGCTGTACGACGTCGCTGGACTGAGAATTGCGCACACCGCGTTGCGGCGCGGCGGGGTCCTTGCCGTCTGGTCGTCCGGCCCGCATCCGAAATTCACGAGACGGCTTCAACAGGCCGGATTTGACGTCAACGAAGTCGCCGTCCGCGCCACCGGACGAGGCGGCGGCGCCCGGCACGTGATCTGGATCGCGACGAAGACCTGA
- a CDS encoding bifunctional cytochrome P450/NADPH--P450 reductase: MSSKNRLNPIPHPPTKPVVGNMLSLDSAAPVQHLTRLAKELGPIFWLDMMGAPLVIVSGHDLVDELSDEKRFDKAVRGALRRVRAVGGDGLFTADTNEPNWSKAHNILLQPFGNRAMQSYHPSMIDIAEQLVKKWERLNADDEIDVVHDMTALTLDTIGLCGFDYRFNSFYRTDYHPFVESLVRSLETIMMTRGLPFEQIWMQKRRKTLAEDVAFMNKMVDEIIAERRKNAEAIDDKKDMLAAMMTGVDRSTGEQLDDINIRYQINTFLIAGHETTSGLLSYTLYALLKHPDILKKAYDEVDRVFGPNVDARPTYQQVTQLTYITQILKEALRLWPPAPAYGISPLKDETIGGGKYKLRKGTFTTILVTALHRDPSVWGPNPDNFDPENFSREAEAKRPVNAWKPFGNGQRACIGRGFAMHEAALALGMILQRFKLVDHQRYQMHLKETLTMKPEGFKIKVRPRADRERGTYAGPAAATVSTGAATPRATARPGHNTPLLVLYGSNLGTAEEMAARVADLAQVNGFASKLAPLDNHVGKLPTEGGVLIFCASYNGAPPDNATQFVKSLHGELPKDAFAKVRYAVFGCGNSDWAATYQSVPRFIDEQLAAHGARSVHARGEGDARSDLDGQFEKWFASVAPAAMKEFGLAANFSRSADDEPLYKVEPVAPGAVNAIAALGGTAAMKLLANDELQNKEGPNPSERSTRHIEVQLPPGVTYRVGDHLSVVPRNDPALVDAVARRFGFLPADQIRLGVAEGRRAQLPVGETVSVGQLLTDFVELQQVATRKQIQIMSEHTRCPVTKPKLLAFVGDDAEASERYRSGILAKRKSVLDLLLEYPACELPFHAYLEMLSLLAPRYYSISSSPSVDPARCSVTVGVVEGPAASGRGTYKGICSNYLCDRRVGDTIYAIVRETKAGFRLPDDSSVPIIMIGPGTGLAPFRGFLQERAARKAKGATLGPAMLFFGCRHPDQDFLYADELKSLAAGGITELFTAFSRADGPKTYVQHVLAAQKDKVWSLIEQGAIIYVCGDGGKMEPDVKAALVAIYREKTGSDAAAGARWIEDLGAKNRYVLDVWAGG, encoded by the coding sequence ATGTCATCCAAGAATCGTTTGAACCCGATTCCGCATCCGCCCACCAAGCCGGTGGTCGGCAACATGCTGTCGCTGGATTCGGCGGCACCGGTGCAGCACCTGACGCGGCTTGCCAAAGAGCTGGGGCCGATCTTCTGGCTCGACATGATGGGCGCGCCGCTCGTCATCGTCTCCGGCCATGACCTCGTCGACGAGCTCTCCGACGAGAAGCGGTTCGACAAGGCGGTGCGCGGTGCGCTGCGGCGCGTGCGCGCGGTCGGCGGCGACGGGTTGTTCACGGCCGATACCAACGAGCCGAACTGGAGCAAGGCGCACAACATCCTGCTGCAGCCGTTCGGCAACCGCGCCATGCAGTCCTATCACCCGAGCATGATCGATATCGCCGAGCAGCTCGTCAAGAAATGGGAGCGGCTCAATGCCGACGACGAGATCGACGTCGTCCATGACATGACCGCGCTGACGCTCGACACCATCGGCCTGTGCGGCTTCGACTACCGCTTCAACTCGTTCTACCGGACCGACTACCATCCCTTCGTCGAGTCGCTGGTGCGCTCGCTCGAAACCATCATGATGACGCGCGGCCTGCCGTTCGAGCAGATCTGGATGCAGAAGCGCCGCAAGACGCTTGCCGAAGACGTCGCCTTCATGAATAAGATGGTGGACGAGATCATCGCCGAGCGCCGCAAGAACGCGGAGGCGATCGACGACAAGAAGGACATGCTGGCCGCCATGATGACCGGCGTCGACCGCTCGACCGGCGAGCAGCTCGACGACATTAACATCCGCTACCAGATCAACACCTTCCTGATTGCGGGCCACGAGACCACCAGCGGGCTGTTGTCCTACACGCTCTACGCGCTGCTCAAGCATCCGGATATCCTGAAGAAGGCCTATGACGAGGTCGACCGCGTCTTCGGTCCGAATGTCGATGCCCGGCCGACCTATCAGCAGGTGACGCAGCTCACATACATCACCCAGATCCTGAAGGAGGCGCTGCGGCTGTGGCCGCCGGCGCCAGCCTATGGCATCTCGCCGTTGAAGGACGAGACGATCGGCGGCGGCAAGTACAAGCTCAGGAAGGGCACCTTCACGACGATCCTGGTGACGGCGCTGCACCGCGACCCCAGCGTCTGGGGCCCGAACCCCGACAATTTCGATCCCGAGAACTTTAGCCGCGAGGCGGAGGCAAAGCGTCCGGTCAACGCCTGGAAACCCTTCGGCAACGGCCAGCGCGCCTGCATCGGTCGCGGTTTTGCCATGCACGAGGCCGCACTCGCGCTCGGCATGATCCTCCAGCGTTTCAAGCTGGTCGATCATCAGCGTTACCAGATGCATCTGAAGGAAACGCTGACGATGAAGCCGGAAGGCTTCAAGATCAAGGTTCGCCCGCGCGCCGACCGCGAGCGCGGCACCTATGCGGGACCGGCGGCGGCCACAGTGAGCACAGGCGCGGCCACGCCGCGCGCCACCGCGCGTCCGGGCCACAACACGCCGCTGCTCGTGCTTTACGGCTCCAATCTCGGCACCGCCGAGGAAATGGCAGCGCGCGTCGCCGACCTCGCACAGGTCAACGGCTTCGCCAGCAAGCTCGCGCCGCTCGACAATCATGTCGGCAAGCTGCCGACGGAGGGCGGCGTGCTGATCTTCTGCGCCTCCTACAACGGCGCGCCGCCAGACAATGCCACGCAGTTCGTGAAGTCGCTGCATGGCGAGCTGCCGAAGGACGCCTTTGCAAAGGTGCGCTATGCCGTGTTCGGCTGCGGCAACAGCGACTGGGCGGCGACCTATCAATCCGTGCCGCGCTTCATCGACGAGCAACTCGCCGCCCACGGCGCGCGCAGCGTCCATGCGCGCGGTGAGGGCGATGCGCGCAGCGATCTCGACGGCCAGTTCGAGAAGTGGTTTGCCTCGGTTGCGCCAGCGGCGATGAAGGAGTTCGGGCTGGCCGCGAATTTCAGCCGCAGCGCAGACGACGAGCCGCTTTACAAGGTCGAGCCGGTCGCGCCCGGTGCGGTCAATGCGATCGCGGCACTCGGCGGCACAGCGGCGATGAAGCTCCTCGCAAATGACGAGCTCCAGAACAAGGAAGGTCCCAACCCGTCGGAGCGCTCAACCCGTCACATCGAGGTGCAGTTGCCGCCGGGCGTGACCTATCGCGTCGGCGACCACCTCAGCGTCGTGCCGCGCAACGATCCTGCACTGGTCGATGCGGTCGCCCGCCGCTTCGGCTTCCTGCCCGCCGACCAGATCAGGCTCGGGGTTGCCGAGGGGAGGCGCGCGCAATTGCCGGTCGGCGAGACCGTCTCGGTCGGCCAGCTCCTGACCGACTTCGTCGAGCTCCAGCAGGTCGCGACCCGCAAGCAGATCCAGATCATGTCGGAGCACACCCGCTGCCCCGTGACCAAGCCAAAACTTCTCGCCTTCGTCGGCGACGATGCGGAGGCGAGCGAGCGCTATCGCAGCGGGATTCTCGCCAAGCGAAAATCGGTGCTCGACCTGCTGCTGGAATATCCGGCCTGCGAATTGCCGTTCCATGCCTATCTGGAAATGCTGTCGCTACTGGCGCCGCGCTATTATTCGATCTCGTCCTCACCCTCGGTGGACCCCGCGCGTTGCAGCGTCACCGTTGGTGTTGTCGAGGGGCCGGCGGCGTCCGGCCGCGGCACCTACAAGGGCATCTGCTCGAACTATCTGTGCGATCGCCGGGTCGGCGACACCATCTATGCCATCGTGCGCGAGACCAAGGCGGGCTTCCGCCTGCCGGACGATTCCTCCGTGCCGATCATCATGATCGGGCCGGGCACGGGGCTGGCGCCGTTCCGCGGCTTCCTCCAGGAGCGTGCCGCGCGCAAGGCGAAGGGTGCCACGCTTGGGCCCGCGATGCTGTTCTTCGGCTGCCGCCATCCTGATCAGGATTTTCTTTACGCGGATGAGCTGAAGTCGCTGGCGGCCGGCGGCATCACCGAGCTCTTTACGGCCTTCTCGCGTGCCGACGGACCGAAGACCTATGTGCAGCATGTGCTCGCCGCGCAGAAGGACAAGGTCTGGTCCCTGATCGAGCAAGGCGCGATCATCTATGTCTGCGGCGATGGCGGCAAGATGGAGCCGGACGTGAAGGCGGCGCTTGTCGCGATCTATCGCGAGAAGACCGGCAGCGATGCCGCCGCCGGTGCCCGCTGGATCGAGGATCTCGGCGCGAAGAACCGCTACGTGCTCGACGTCTGGGCCGGCGGCTGA
- a CDS encoding alpha/beta fold hydrolase produces MIEMPPLKFVQTNGIRMGYYEAGPQTDKPPMVLCHGWPELAFSWRYQIKALSEAGIRVIAPDQRGYGATDRPDTVEDYDLEHLTGDLVGLLDQLGIDKAIFVGHDWGGFVVWQMPLRHPARVAGVVGVNTPHWDRAPADPIALFRQRFGDHMYIVQFQDPGRAPDRIFGSRVEQTFDAFMRKPVARPADAPEEEPIAGIGASARINLAFPQMIANYDAKHDPRTPILSAEEKKVFVDTFTKTGFTGGINWYRNFTRNWLRSAGLDHHVHVPSLMIMAENDAVLPPSAADGMERLVPDLEKYLVKDSGHWTQQEKPEEVSAKLIEWRRRRFG; encoded by the coding sequence ATGATTGAAATGCCGCCGCTCAAGTTCGTGCAGACGAACGGAATCCGCATGGGCTATTACGAGGCTGGCCCGCAGACCGACAAGCCGCCGATGGTGCTCTGCCACGGCTGGCCGGAGCTCGCCTTCTCCTGGCGTTACCAGATCAAGGCGCTGAGCGAGGCCGGCATCCGCGTGATCGCGCCCGATCAGCGCGGCTATGGTGCGACCGACCGGCCTGATACGGTCGAGGACTACGACCTCGAACATCTGACCGGCGATCTCGTCGGCCTGCTCGACCAGCTCGGAATCGACAAGGCAATCTTCGTTGGCCACGACTGGGGCGGCTTCGTCGTCTGGCAGATGCCGCTGCGGCATCCCGCACGCGTCGCCGGCGTCGTCGGCGTCAACACGCCGCATTGGGACCGCGCGCCGGCAGATCCGATCGCGCTGTTCCGCCAGCGCTTCGGCGATCACATGTACATTGTCCAATTCCAGGATCCGGGGCGTGCGCCCGACCGGATTTTCGGCAGCCGCGTCGAGCAGACATTTGATGCGTTCATGCGCAAACCGGTCGCGCGCCCTGCGGATGCGCCGGAGGAAGAGCCGATTGCCGGCATTGGCGCTTCGGCCCGGATCAACCTGGCGTTTCCGCAGATGATAGCGAACTACGACGCGAAGCATGATCCGCGCACGCCAATCCTGTCGGCGGAGGAGAAGAAGGTGTTTGTCGACACCTTCACGAAGACCGGCTTTACCGGCGGCATCAACTGGTACCGCAACTTCACCCGCAACTGGCTGCGCTCGGCGGGACTGGACCATCACGTCCACGTGCCTTCGCTGATGATCATGGCCGAGAACGACGCCGTGCTGCCGCCGTCCGCAGCCGACGGCATGGAGAGGCTCGTGCCGGACCTGGAGAAGTATCTGGTCAAGGACAGCGGCCATTGGACGCAGCAGGAAAAGCCGGAGGAGGTCAGCGCCAAGCTGATCGAATGGCGTAGAAGGCGGTTCGGGTAA
- a CDS encoding wax ester/triacylglycerol synthase family O-acyltransferase yields the protein MADGKKLSSLDASFLYLETPEMPMHVGSMAIFRLPDDYKGDFFEDFKAMIVSRLHIAPILKARPEKAPLDIDHPSWVEDDQFDIDRHIFRASLPAPRDRATLERIVGWMHAKLLNRARPLWEFYVFEGMKNNEVGLYSKMHHAAIDGGAGAALTSMIYDISPIPRTVEPPTAGAKTGQEPRDIAANLLDSYQQLFSQPLDASAAAKNLQLPRTGKSDIGSILFDNAMYQIESAVRFAGNIPTVLKSVSDVLGKVADPNSRESLASMVSPPTILNKTISSERSFAGVSISLSRSKALAKRAGGKLNDVVLALASGVVRRYLKQYGTLPPKSLTAAVPISLREEGNTEANNQVFGMICSIATNIDDPKARLEAIIAQSTKSKEMSHPLRALMPQVSNISMLGAPIMVQILALLYSRSNLSDVLPPAANITVSNVPGPRQTLYAAGAELLHIFPVSISTHGQALNITVQSYRDQLDFGFIVGANIIPHVQVMCDMLPEEFAALEAAYDPPAADIKGAAE from the coding sequence ATGGCTGACGGTAAGAAGCTGTCGTCACTGGACGCGTCATTTCTGTATCTGGAAACGCCGGAAATGCCGATGCATGTCGGAAGCATGGCGATCTTCCGCCTACCCGACGACTACAAGGGCGACTTCTTCGAAGACTTCAAGGCGATGATCGTCTCGCGCTTGCACATCGCGCCGATCCTGAAGGCGCGGCCGGAAAAGGCGCCGCTTGACATAGATCATCCCTCCTGGGTCGAGGACGACCAGTTCGACATCGACCGCCACATCTTCCGTGCCAGCCTTCCGGCGCCGCGCGACCGCGCCACGCTCGAGCGCATCGTCGGCTGGATGCATGCAAAGCTCTTGAACCGTGCCCGCCCGCTCTGGGAGTTCTACGTGTTCGAGGGCATGAAGAACAACGAGGTCGGCCTCTATTCCAAGATGCACCATGCCGCCATCGACGGCGGTGCCGGTGCGGCGCTGACCAGCATGATCTACGACATCTCGCCGATCCCCCGGACGGTCGAACCGCCGACGGCCGGCGCCAAGACCGGACAGGAGCCGCGCGACATCGCGGCCAATCTGCTCGATTCCTACCAGCAGCTTTTCAGCCAGCCGCTCGACGCGTCGGCGGCGGCGAAAAATCTGCAACTGCCGCGCACCGGCAAGAGCGACATCGGCTCGATCCTGTTCGACAATGCGATGTACCAGATCGAGAGCGCGGTGCGCTTCGCCGGCAACATCCCGACGGTGCTCAAGAGCGTCTCGGACGTGCTCGGCAAGGTCGCTGATCCCAATTCGCGCGAGAGCCTCGCGAGCATGGTGTCGCCGCCGACCATTCTCAACAAGACGATCTCGTCCGAACGCAGCTTTGCCGGTGTCTCGATCTCGCTGTCGCGCTCGAAGGCGCTCGCCAAGCGGGCCGGCGGCAAGCTCAACGACGTCGTGCTGGCGCTCGCCTCCGGCGTGGTCCGGCGCTACCTCAAGCAATATGGCACGCTGCCGCCGAAGTCGCTGACCGCGGCGGTGCCGATCTCGCTGCGCGAGGAGGGCAACACCGAAGCCAACAACCAGGTGTTCGGCATGATCTGCTCGATCGCCACCAATATCGACGATCCCAAGGCGCGACTGGAGGCGATCATCGCGCAGTCGACCAAGTCCAAGGAGATGTCGCATCCGCTGCGCGCGCTGATGCCGCAGGTCTCCAATATCTCGATGCTCGGCGCGCCGATCATGGTTCAGATCCTGGCTCTGCTCTACAGCCGCTCCAACCTGTCGGACGTGCTGCCGCCGGCCGCGAACATCACGGTCTCCAACGTGCCGGGGCCGCGGCAGACGCTGTATGCCGCGGGCGCGGAGCTGTTGCACATCTTCCCGGTGTCGATCTCGACCCACGGTCAGGCGCTCAACATCACCGTGCAGAGCTATCGCGATCAGCTCGATTTCGGTTTCATCGTCGGCGCCAACATCATCCCGCATGTGCAGGTGATGTGCGACATGCTGCCGGAGGAGTTCGCCGCGCTGGAGGCGGCCTACGACCCGCCGGCAGCCGACATCAAGGGCGCCGCCGAATAG
- a CDS encoding triacylglycerol lipase → MPSDSHEARASSRLRPPSLGLMLAEARGLFELNASLVLSPLLMRAPRGDGHPVLALPGFLASDLSMVPIRRYLRELGYDAHAWRMGRNLGGLARIRDALRARLAEIHQETGRKVSLIGWSLGGVYARDLALQAPDMVRYVVTLGSPFANDVRATNATRLYEALSGERVDDYVELRDAIAGELPVPCSSIYSRSDGIVNWRTCLLHPSERAENIEVLFASHIGLGVNPAALWAVADRLAQPEGEFWPFDRAGPFAIAYAPPDPTVPA, encoded by the coding sequence ATGCCGTCGGACTCACACGAAGCGCGGGCCTCGAGCCGGCTTCGTCCGCCGAGCCTCGGCCTCATGCTTGCGGAGGCGCGGGGGCTGTTCGAGCTCAATGCCAGCCTCGTTCTGTCGCCATTGCTGATGCGCGCGCCGCGGGGTGACGGTCATCCCGTGCTGGCGCTGCCCGGCTTCCTCGCCAGCGATCTTTCGATGGTGCCGATCCGCCGCTATCTCCGTGAGCTCGGCTATGACGCCCATGCCTGGCGGATGGGCCGCAACCTCGGCGGGCTTGCGCGTATCCGTGACGCGCTGCGGGCCCGTCTTGCCGAGATCCATCAGGAGACGGGGCGCAAGGTCAGCCTGATCGGATGGAGCCTCGGCGGCGTCTATGCCCGCGACCTCGCGCTCCAGGCGCCCGACATGGTTCGCTACGTCGTCACGCTCGGCAGCCCCTTTGCCAACGACGTGCGGGCGACCAATGCGACGCGGCTCTACGAAGCGCTGTCGGGCGAGCGGGTCGACGACTATGTCGAGCTGCGCGACGCGATCGCCGGCGAATTGCCGGTGCCGTGCAGCTCGATCTATTCCCGCAGCGACGGCATCGTGAACTGGCGTACCTGCCTGTTGCATCCATCGGAGCGGGCCGAGAACATCGAAGTGCTGTTCGCCAGCCATATCGGCCTCGGCGTCAACCCGGCGGCGCTCTGGGCGGTGGCCGATCGTCTGGCCCAGCCCGAGGGGGAGTTCTGGCCATTTGACCGGGCGGGCCCGTTTGCCATTGCATATGCCCCGCCGGACCCTACAGTACCGGCTTGA
- a CDS encoding DUF6489 family protein, producing the protein MKVNIEIDCTPLEARQFFGLPDVMPMQTAVMDKLQQQMMSNIDKVSPESLLQSWFTFDPKLAERFQDMFITMAGLGGTRSSDKKK; encoded by the coding sequence ATGAAGGTTAACATCGAAATCGACTGCACCCCCCTCGAGGCGCGTCAGTTCTTCGGCCTGCCCGATGTGATGCCGATGCAGACCGCCGTGATGGACAAGCTGCAGCAGCAGATGATGTCCAACATCGATAAGGTCTCGCCTGAATCGCTGCTGCAGAGCTGGTTCACGTTCGATCCAAAACTCGCCGAACGGTTCCAGGACATGTTCATCACCATGGCGGGCCTGGGCGGGACGCGCAGCAGCGACAAGAAGAAATAA
- a CDS encoding ABC transporter substrate-binding protein has translation MSVGRSVFAATLAGMLALTVSPASSQTLRYANQGDLKSLDPYTLNESTTHAHLGHVYQGLTARDKDLKIIPALAESWETPEPTRWRFHLRKGVKFHNGDPFTADDVVFSADRVRKKGSNMQTRLAADVKVVKVDDYTVDFVLPSPNPILHNAWDVWYIMDKKWAEENNVVDPTPVAATTPSYASLHENGTGPFTIESHQPGVKTVFKANPNYWGKVEGNLKEIIFTPISSDATRVAALLSGEVDVIEPVPIQDISRVDSSPNAQVLKGPELRTIFIGFDQVRDELLYSNVKGKNPFKDVRVREAFYKAIDIELIKTRVMRGLSTPSALMIAPELFALSKSFTRPKFDPDGAKKLLTEAGYPDGFEVTMDCPNDRYVNDAAICQAVVGMLARIGVKINLLAQPKAQYFAKVLKQGNYQTSFFLLGWTPSTMDSHNVLNDIMGCRDDAKSSRGEANLGGYCNKEFDAITDKVLVETDTEKRNQLIKEAYAIGIKDWSYIPLHQQALAWGVSKKVNLPQRADNLVMFHWATKKD, from the coding sequence ATGTCAGTCGGTCGAAGTGTGTTTGCGGCGACGCTCGCCGGTATGCTTGCGTTGACGGTTTCGCCGGCGTCCAGCCAGACGCTGCGCTATGCCAACCAGGGTGACCTGAAGTCGCTCGATCCCTATACCCTCAACGAGAGCACCACCCACGCCCATCTCGGCCACGTCTATCAAGGCCTCACCGCGCGCGACAAGGACCTCAAGATCATTCCGGCGCTGGCAGAGAGCTGGGAAACTCCGGAGCCGACCCGCTGGCGCTTCCATTTGCGCAAGGGCGTGAAATTCCACAACGGCGACCCCTTCACCGCCGACGACGTCGTCTTCTCGGCCGACCGCGTCCGCAAGAAGGGCTCAAATATGCAGACGCGCCTTGCGGCCGACGTCAAGGTCGTCAAGGTCGACGACTACACCGTCGATTTCGTCCTGCCCTCGCCCAATCCCATCCTGCATAATGCGTGGGACGTCTGGTACATCATGGACAAGAAATGGGCCGAGGAGAACAACGTCGTCGATCCGACGCCGGTGGCGGCGACCACGCCGAGCTACGCCTCGCTGCACGAGAACGGCACCGGTCCCTTCACCATCGAAAGCCATCAGCCCGGCGTGAAGACGGTGTTCAAGGCCAACCCCAATTACTGGGGCAAGGTCGAAGGTAACCTGAAGGAGATCATCTTCACCCCGATCTCCTCCGATGCCACCCGCGTCGCCGCGCTGCTCTCGGGCGAAGTCGACGTCATCGAGCCGGTGCCGATCCAGGACATCTCCCGCGTCGATTCAAGCCCGAACGCCCAGGTGCTGAAGGGGCCTGAGCTGCGCACCATTTTCATCGGCTTCGATCAGGTCCGCGACGAGTTGCTCTACTCCAACGTCAAGGGCAAGAACCCGTTCAAGGACGTCCGCGTCCGCGAAGCCTTCTACAAGGCGATCGATATCGAGCTGATCAAGACGCGCGTGATGCGCGGTCTGTCGACGCCGTCGGCGCTGATGATCGCGCCCGAACTGTTCGCACTATCCAAGAGCTTCACGCGCCCGAAATTCGATCCTGATGGAGCCAAGAAGCTGCTGACCGAAGCCGGCTATCCCGACGGCTTCGAGGTCACCATGGACTGCCCGAACGACCGCTACGTCAACGACGCCGCGATCTGCCAGGCCGTGGTCGGCATGCTCGCCCGCATCGGCGTCAAGATCAATCTCCTGGCACAGCCCAAGGCGCAGTATTTCGCCAAGGTGCTGAAGCAAGGCAACTACCAGACCTCGTTCTTCCTGCTGGGCTGGACGCCAAGCACGATGGATTCCCACAACGTGCTCAATGACATCATGGGCTGCCGCGACGATGCGAAATCCTCGCGGGGCGAGGCCAATCTCGGCGGCTACTGCAACAAGGAGTTCGACGCCATCACCGACAAGGTGCTCGTCGAAACCGACACCGAGAAGCGCAACCAGCTGATCAAGGAGGCCTACGCGATCGGCATCAAGGACTGGTCCTACATCCCGCTGCACCAGCAGGCACTGGCCTGGGGCGTATCGAAAAAGGTCAACCTGCCGCAACGTGCCGACAATCTGGTCATGTTCCATTGGGCGACAAAGAAGGATTAG